The Ovis canadensis isolate MfBH-ARS-UI-01 breed Bighorn chromosome 13, ARS-UI_OviCan_v2, whole genome shotgun sequence genome includes a region encoding these proteins:
- the CENPB gene encoding major centromere autoantigen B encodes MGPKRRQLTFREKSRIIQEVEENPDLRKGEIARRFNIPPSTLSTILKNKRAILASERKYGVASTCRKTNKLSPYDKLEGLLIAWFQQIRAAGLPVKGIILKEKALRIAEELGMDDFTASNGWLDRFRRRHGVVSCSGVARARSRSAAPRTPAAPASPPAVPSEGSGGGTTGWRAREEQPPSVAEGYASQDVFSATETSLWYDFLPDQAAGLCGSDGRARRATQRLSVLLCANADGSEKLPPLVAGKSAKPRAGQAGLPCDYTANSKGGVTTQALAKYLKALDTRMAAESRRVLLLAGRLAAQSLDTSGLRHVQLAFFPPGTVQPLERGVVQQVKGHYRQAMLLKAMAALEGQDRSGLQLGLMEALHFVAAAWQAVEPSDIAACFREAGFGGGPNATITTALKSEGEEEEEEEEEEEEEEGEGEEEEEEDGEEEEEAGEGEELGEEEEVEEEGDVDDSEEEEEEEEEESSSEGLEAEDWAQGVVEAGGSFGGYGAQEEAQCPTLHFLEGEEDSESDSEEEEEDDDEDEDDEDDEEEDDEVPVPSFGEAMAYFAMVKRYLTSFPIDDRVQSHILHLEHDLVHVTRKNHARQAGVRGLGHQS; translated from the coding sequence ATGGGCCCCAAGCGGCGGCAGCTGACGTTCCGGGAGAAGTCACGGATCATCCAGGAGGTAGAGGAGAACCCGGACCTGCGCAAGGGCGAGATCGCGCGGCGCTTCAACATCCCACCGTCCACGTTGAGCACCATCCTGAAGAACAAGCGCGCCATCCTGGCGTCGGAGCGCAAGTACGGTGTAGCCTCCACCTGTCGCAAGACCAACAAACTGTCCCCTTACGACAAGCTCGAGGGGCTGCTCATCGCCTGGTTCCAGCAAATCCGCGCCGCTGGCCTGCCGGTCAAGGGCATCATCCTCAAGGAGAAGGCGCTGCGTATAGCCGAGGAGCTGGGCATGGACGATTTCACTGCCTCCAACGGCTGGCTGGACCGCTTCCGCCGGCGCCACGGGGTAGTGTCCTGCAGCGGGGTGGCCCGCGCCAGGTCGCGCAGCGCTGCCCCCCGGACCCCAGCGGCGCCCGCCAGCCCTCCCGCAGTGCCCTCGGAGGGCAGCGGTGGGGGTACCACGGGCTGGCGCGCTCGGGAGGAGCAGCCACCGTCGGTGGCCGAGGGCTACGCTTCCCAGGACGTGTTCAGCGCCACTGAGACCAGTCTGTGGTACGACTTCCTGCCCGACCAAGCGGCGGGGCTGTGTGGCAGTGATGGACGGGCACGCAGGGCCACCCAGCGCCTGAGTGTCCTGCTGTGTGCCAACGCCGATGGTAGTGAGAAGCTGCCCCCACTTGTGGCTGGCAAGTCGGCCAAACCCCGTGCAGGCCAAGCTGGCCTGCCCTGTGACTATACCGCCAactctaagggtggtgtcaccacCCAGGCTCTGGCCAAGTACCTGAAGGCCCTGGACACCCGCATGGCTGCAGAATCTCGCCGAGTCCTGCTGCTGGCTGGCCGCCTGGCTGCCCAGTCCCTGGATACCTCGGGCCTGCGGCATGTGCAGCTGGCCTTCTTCCCACCAGGCACCGTGCAGCCGCTGGAGCGTGGCGTGGTCCAACAGGTGAAGGGCCACTACCGCCAGGCTATGCTGCTCAAGGCCATGGCAGCGCTAGAGGGCCAGGATCGCTCAGGCCTGCAGCTGGGCCTCATGGAGGCCCTGCACTTCGTTGCTGCGGCTTGGCAGGCTGTGGAACCTTCGGACATAGCTGCCTGCTTTCGTGAGGCTGGCTTTGGGGGTGGCCCTAATGCTACCATCACTACTGCCCTCAAgagtgagggagaggaagaggaggaggaggaggaggaagaagaggaagaggagggtgaaggggaggaggaggaggaggaagatggtgaggaggaggaggaagcgggggaaggagaggagcttggggaggaagaggaggtagAAGAGGAGGGTGATGTTGATGAcagtgaggaagaggaagaggaagaggaggaagagagctcCTCTGAGGGCTTGGAGGCTGAGGACTGGGCCCAGGGTGTAGTGGAGGCTGGTGGCAGCTTCGGAGGTTATGGTGCCCAGGAGGAGGCCCAGTGCCCTACCCTCCATTTCCTGGAAGGTGAGGAGGACTCTGAGTCAGAcagtgaggaagaagaggaagatgatgatgaggatgaagatgatgaagatgatgaggAGGAGGATGATGAGGTGCCTGTACCCAGCTTCGGGGAAGCCATGGCTTACTTTGCTATGGTCAAGAGGTacctcacctccttccccattgATGACCGTGTGCAAAGCCACATCCTCCACTTGGAACATGATCTGGTTCACGTGACCAGAAAGAACCATGCCAGGCAGGCAGGAGTTAGGGGTCTTGGACATCAAAGCTGA
- the SPEF1 gene encoding sperm flagellar protein 1 isoform X3, with amino-acid sequence MVEMHNYVPANSLQQKLSNWSHLNRKVLNKLNFSVPEDVMRKIAQCAPGVVELVLIPLRQRLEERQRRRKQGIGSLQELAPQDGTDYIDVGLSQKARGEGVPDPQGRGQLREGRLPVPRPPGDSQALQSDPSFVLQIAEKEQELLASQETVQVLQMKVRRLEHLLQLKNVRIEDLSRRLQQAERKQRRMDRFPEPRSHMQRPGMHPKSVLDTRDSALVLPVLGPRGWSSSLVHTPRTGSPPSSGDSSVYIQASSLYHGSKGRLSKTAEGLPCPSWALTWDPAEGWRTQQLKRKG; translated from the exons ATGGTGGAGATGCACAATTATGTCCCTGCCAACTCTCTCCAGCAGAAACTGAGCAACTGGAGTCACCTGAACAG GAAGGTGCTGAACAAACTGAACTTCTCTGTACCAGAGGACGTGATGCGCAAGATAGCACAGTGTGCCCCAGGTGTGGTGGAGCTGGTGCTCATTCCACTGAGGCAGCGCCTGGAGGAGCGTCAGAGACGTAGGAAGCAGGGCATCGGCTCCTTACAG GAGCTGGCTCCCCAGGATGGCACTGACTACATAGATGTGG GTTTGTCCCAGAAGGCCCGAGGGGAAGGTGTCCCAgacccccagggacgggggcaaCTCAG GGAGGGCCGACTGCCTGTGCCCCGGCCTCCAGGGGACAGCCAGGCGCTGCAGAGCGACCCGAGCTTCGTCCTCCAGATCGCTGAAAAGGAGCAGGAGCTGTTGGCCTCGCAGGAGACCGTGCAG GTCCTGCAGATGAAGGTGAGACGCTTGGAGCACTTGCTCCAGCTCAAGAACGTGCGCATAGAAGACCTCTCCCGGAGGCTCCAGCAGGCAGAGCGTAAGCAGCG GAGAATGGACCGCTTTCCAGAACCCAGAAGCCACATGCAGAGACCTGGCATGCACCCCAAATCAGTGCTTGACACCAGGGACTCTGCCTTGGTGCTCCCAGTGCTGGGCCCTAGGGGGTGGTCCTCTAGCTTGGTCCACACCCCTAGAACCGGGTCCCCACCCAGCTCTGGTGACAGCAGTGTCTACATCCAGGCTAGTTCTCTGTACCATGGGTCAAAGGGGAGGCTGTCCAAGACAGCTGAGGGGCTTCCTTGCCCTTCCTGGGCACTCACCTGGGACCCAGCTGAAGGCTGGAGAACACAGCAGCTGAAGAGGAAGGGGTGA
- the SPEF1 gene encoding sperm flagellar protein 1 isoform X2 produces MAGSVDEEALHQLYLWVDNIPLSRPKRNLSRDFSDGVLVAEVIKFYFPKMVEMHNYVPANSLQQKLSNWSHLNRKVLNKLNFSVPEDVMRKIAQCAPGVVELVLIPLRQRLEERQRRRKQGIGSLQELAPQDGTDYIDVGLSQKARGEGVPDPQGRGQLREGRLPVPRPPGDSQALQSDPSFVLQIAEKEQELLASQETVQVLQMKVRRLEHLLQLKNVRIEDLSRRLQQAERKQRRMDRFPEPRSHMQRPGMHPKSVLDTRDSALVLPVLGPRGWSSSLVHTPRTGSPPSSGDSSVYIQASSLYHGSKGRLSKTAEGLPCPSWALTWDPAEGWRTQQLKRKG; encoded by the exons ATGGCGGGCAGCGTGGATGAGGAAGCACTGCACCAACTGTATCTGTGGGTAGACAACATCCCTCTGTCCCGGCCCAAGCGAAATCTGTCCCGGGACTTCAGTGATGGAG TCCTGGTAGCAGAGGTCATCAAGTTTTACTTCCCCAAGATGGTGGAGATGCACAATTATGTCCCTGCCAACTCTCTCCAGCAGAAACTGAGCAACTGGAGTCACCTGAACAG GAAGGTGCTGAACAAACTGAACTTCTCTGTACCAGAGGACGTGATGCGCAAGATAGCACAGTGTGCCCCAGGTGTGGTGGAGCTGGTGCTCATTCCACTGAGGCAGCGCCTGGAGGAGCGTCAGAGACGTAGGAAGCAGGGCATCGGCTCCTTACAG GAGCTGGCTCCCCAGGATGGCACTGACTACATAGATGTGG GTTTGTCCCAGAAGGCCCGAGGGGAAGGTGTCCCAgacccccagggacgggggcaaCTCAG GGAGGGCCGACTGCCTGTGCCCCGGCCTCCAGGGGACAGCCAGGCGCTGCAGAGCGACCCGAGCTTCGTCCTCCAGATCGCTGAAAAGGAGCAGGAGCTGTTGGCCTCGCAGGAGACCGTGCAG GTCCTGCAGATGAAGGTGAGACGCTTGGAGCACTTGCTCCAGCTCAAGAACGTGCGCATAGAAGACCTCTCCCGGAGGCTCCAGCAGGCAGAGCGTAAGCAGCG GAGAATGGACCGCTTTCCAGAACCCAGAAGCCACATGCAGAGACCTGGCATGCACCCCAAATCAGTGCTTGACACCAGGGACTCTGCCTTGGTGCTCCCAGTGCTGGGCCCTAGGGGGTGGTCCTCTAGCTTGGTCCACACCCCTAGAACCGGGTCCCCACCCAGCTCTGGTGACAGCAGTGTCTACATCCAGGCTAGTTCTCTGTACCATGGGTCAAAGGGGAGGCTGTCCAAGACAGCTGAGGGGCTTCCTTGCCCTTCCTGGGCACTCACCTGGGACCCAGCTGAAGGCTGGAGAACACAGCAGCTGAAGAGGAAGGGGTGA
- the SPEF1 gene encoding sperm flagellar protein 1 isoform X4 encodes MAGSVDEEALHQLYLWVDNIPLSRPKRNLSRDFSDGVLVAEVIKFYFPKMVEMHNYVPANSLQQKLSNWSHLNRKVLNKLNFSVPEDVMRKIAQCAPGVVELVLIPLRQRLEERQRRRKQGIGSLQELAPQDGTDYIDVGLSQKARGEGVPDPQGRGQLREGRLPVPRPPGDSQALQSDPSFVLQIAEKEQELLASQETVQVLQMKVRRLEHLLQLKNVRIEDLSRRLQQAERKQR; translated from the exons ATGGCGGGCAGCGTGGATGAGGAAGCACTGCACCAACTGTATCTGTGGGTAGACAACATCCCTCTGTCCCGGCCCAAGCGAAATCTGTCCCGGGACTTCAGTGATGGAG TCCTGGTAGCAGAGGTCATCAAGTTTTACTTCCCCAAGATGGTGGAGATGCACAATTATGTCCCTGCCAACTCTCTCCAGCAGAAACTGAGCAACTGGAGTCACCTGAACAG GAAGGTGCTGAACAAACTGAACTTCTCTGTACCAGAGGACGTGATGCGCAAGATAGCACAGTGTGCCCCAGGTGTGGTGGAGCTGGTGCTCATTCCACTGAGGCAGCGCCTGGAGGAGCGTCAGAGACGTAGGAAGCAGGGCATCGGCTCCTTACAG GAGCTGGCTCCCCAGGATGGCACTGACTACATAGATGTGG GTTTGTCCCAGAAGGCCCGAGGGGAAGGTGTCCCAgacccccagggacgggggcaaCTCAG GGAGGGCCGACTGCCTGTGCCCCGGCCTCCAGGGGACAGCCAGGCGCTGCAGAGCGACCCGAGCTTCGTCCTCCAGATCGCTGAAAAGGAGCAGGAGCTGTTGGCCTCGCAGGAGACCGTGCAG GTCCTGCAGATGAAGGTGAGACGCTTGGAGCACTTGCTCCAGCTCAAGAACGTGCGCATAGAAGACCTCTCCCGGAGGCTCCAGCAGGCAGAGCGTAAGCAGCGGTGA
- the SPEF1 gene encoding sperm flagellar protein 1 isoform X1 has product MAGSVDEEALHQLYLWVDNIPLSRPKRNLSRDFSDGGVCSNVFLVAEVIKFYFPKMVEMHNYVPANSLQQKLSNWSHLNRKVLNKLNFSVPEDVMRKIAQCAPGVVELVLIPLRQRLEERQRRRKQGIGSLQELAPQDGTDYIDVGLSQKARGEGVPDPQGRGQLREGRLPVPRPPGDSQALQSDPSFVLQIAEKEQELLASQETVQVLQMKVRRLEHLLQLKNVRIEDLSRRLQQAERKQRRMDRFPEPRSHMQRPGMHPKSVLDTRDSALVLPVLGPRGWSSSLVHTPRTGSPPSSGDSSVYIQASSLYHGSKGRLSKTAEGLPCPSWALTWDPAEGWRTQQLKRKG; this is encoded by the exons ATGGCGGGCAGCGTGGATGAGGAAGCACTGCACCAACTGTATCTGTGGGTAGACAACATCCCTCTGTCCCGGCCCAAGCGAAATCTGTCCCGGGACTTCAGTGATGGAGGTGTGTGCTCCAACGTGT TCCTGGTAGCAGAGGTCATCAAGTTTTACTTCCCCAAGATGGTGGAGATGCACAATTATGTCCCTGCCAACTCTCTCCAGCAGAAACTGAGCAACTGGAGTCACCTGAACAG GAAGGTGCTGAACAAACTGAACTTCTCTGTACCAGAGGACGTGATGCGCAAGATAGCACAGTGTGCCCCAGGTGTGGTGGAGCTGGTGCTCATTCCACTGAGGCAGCGCCTGGAGGAGCGTCAGAGACGTAGGAAGCAGGGCATCGGCTCCTTACAG GAGCTGGCTCCCCAGGATGGCACTGACTACATAGATGTGG GTTTGTCCCAGAAGGCCCGAGGGGAAGGTGTCCCAgacccccagggacgggggcaaCTCAG GGAGGGCCGACTGCCTGTGCCCCGGCCTCCAGGGGACAGCCAGGCGCTGCAGAGCGACCCGAGCTTCGTCCTCCAGATCGCTGAAAAGGAGCAGGAGCTGTTGGCCTCGCAGGAGACCGTGCAG GTCCTGCAGATGAAGGTGAGACGCTTGGAGCACTTGCTCCAGCTCAAGAACGTGCGCATAGAAGACCTCTCCCGGAGGCTCCAGCAGGCAGAGCGTAAGCAGCG GAGAATGGACCGCTTTCCAGAACCCAGAAGCCACATGCAGAGACCTGGCATGCACCCCAAATCAGTGCTTGACACCAGGGACTCTGCCTTGGTGCTCCCAGTGCTGGGCCCTAGGGGGTGGTCCTCTAGCTTGGTCCACACCCCTAGAACCGGGTCCCCACCCAGCTCTGGTGACAGCAGTGTCTACATCCAGGCTAGTTCTCTGTACCATGGGTCAAAGGGGAGGCTGTCCAAGACAGCTGAGGGGCTTCCTTGCCCTTCCTGGGCACTCACCTGGGACCCAGCTGAAGGCTGGAGAACACAGCAGCTGAAGAGGAAGGGGTGA